From Camelina sativa cultivar DH55 chromosome 7, Cs, whole genome shotgun sequence, one genomic window encodes:
- the LOC104702981 gene encoding serine/arginine-rich splicing factor RSZ22A has protein sequence MSRVYVGNLDPRVTERELEDEFRLFGVIRSVWVARRPPGYAFLDFEDSRDARDAIRALDGKNGWRVEQSHNRGGGGGRGGGGGGRGGDGGRGRGGSDLKCYECGESGHFARECRSRGGSGRRRSRSRSRSPPRYRKSPTYGGRRSYSPRARSPPPPRRRSPSPRGRNYSRSPPPYRARDEVPYANGNGLKDVRRSRS, from the exons ATGTCGCGTGTGTATGTGGGTAACTTGGATCCGCGAGTTACTGAGCGTGAACTCGAGGATGAGTTTCGTCTCTTTGGTGTGATCAGGAG TGTTTGGGTTGCTAGAAGGCCACCTGGTTACGcgtttcttgattttgaagaCTCAAGAGATGCCCGTGACGCCATCCGTGCATTAGATG GCAAGAATGGATGGAGGGTAGAGCAGTCTCATAACCGTGGAGGAGGCGGTGGCCGtggaggaggcggtggtggtcGTGGAGGTGAtggtggtcgtggacgtggtgGTTCTGATTTGAAGTGCTATGAGTGTGGTGAGTCTGGTCACTTTGCACGTGAATGCCGCTCCCGTGGTGGTTCGGGTAGGCGTCGCAGCCGTAGCCGTAGTCGCAGTCCTCCTAGATACAGAAAGAGCCCAACTTATGGAGGACGGAG GAGTTACAGCCCTCGTGCTagatctcctcctcctcctaggCGTCGCAGTCCTTCTCCTCGTGGTCGCAACTACAGTAGGTCACCACCACCTTATAGAGCACGTGATGAGGTGCCATATGCTAATGG AAATGGACTGAAAGATGTGCGCAGAAGCCGGAGCTGA
- the LOC104702980 gene encoding probable sarcosine oxidase — translation MEYSGGDGRFDVIVVGAGVMGSSAAYQLAKRGHKTLLLEQFDFLHHRGSSHGESRTIRATYPEDYYYAMVSESTVLWAEAQSEIGYKVHFPTQQFDMGPADQQSLLSVVATCQKHGLAHQVMDSQAVSERFSGKISIPENWIGVSTELGGVIKPTKAVSMFQTLAFRHGAILRDNTKVANIKRDGENGEGVIVCTVKGDKFYGKKCIVTAGAWISKLVKTVAGIDFPVEPLETTVCYWRIKEGHEEKFTIDGEFPTFASYGAPYVYGTPSLEYPGLIKVAVHGGYWCDPDKRPWGPGVKLDELKEWIKERFGGMVDSEGPVATQLCMYSMTPDEDFVIDFLGGELGRDVVVGGGFSGHGFKMAPAVGRILADLATEGEAKGGGVEMKQFSLRRFEENPKGNAKEHPDQVILDSPLKH, via the coding sequence ATGGAATATTCCGGCGGTGACGGAAGATTCGACGTGATTGTCGTCGGAGCAGGAGTCATGGGAAGCTCCGCCGCCTACCAGCTGGCAAAAAGAGGCCACAAAACACTCCTCTTAGAGCAGTTCGATTTCCTCCACCACCGTGGCTCTTCCCACGGCGAGTCACGTACCATACGTGCCACTTACCCGGAGGATTACTACTACGCCATGGTTTCCGAATCCACTGTGTTGTGGGCTGAGGCTCAGTCCGAGATCGGATACAAAGTTCATTTCCCAACCCAACAGTTTGACATGGGTCCTGCTGATCAGCAGAGTCTCCTCTCTGTTGTCGCCACGTGTCAAAAACATGGGCTAGCTCATCAGGTTATGGACTCTCAAGCTGTGTCCGAGCGTTTCTCCGGGAAGATTAGTATCCCGGAGAACTGGATCGGAGTCTCTACTGAACTTGGTGGGGTTATTAAACCCACTAAGGCCGTCTCCATGTTCCAGACGCTCGCGTTTAGACATGGAGCCATCTTAAGAGACAACACCAAAGTTGCAAACATAAAGAGAGATGGTGAAAACGGGGAAGGGGTGATAGTGTGCACGGTGAAGGGAGATAAGTTTTACGGTAAAAAATGCATTGTAACCGCAGGTGCATGGATAAGTAAGCTGGTGAAAACGGTGGCCGGGATAGATTTTCCGGTGGAGCCGCTTGAGACGACGGTGTGCTACTGGAGAATCAAAGAAGGCCATGAGGAGAAGTTCACGATTGATGGAGAGTTTCCGACTTTTGCATCATACGGAGCTCCTTACGTGTACGGGACTCCATCCTTGGAGTATCCGGGACTGATCAAAGTGGCGGTTCACGGTGGTTATTGGTGTGATCCGGATAAGAGGCCGTGGGGACCAGGAGTGAAGCTAGATGAGCTTAAAGAGTGGATAAAGGAGAGATTTGGAGGGATGGTTGATTCGGAAGGACCTGTGGCAACTCAGCTTTGTATGTATTCAATGACTCCGGACGAGGATTTTGTGATTGATTTTCTTGGAGGGGAGTTAGGGAGAGATGTGGTCGTGGGCGGTGGGTTTTCTGGCCATGGGTTCAAGATGGCACCGGCGGTGGGGAGGATACTGGCGGATCTGGCGACAGAAGGAGAGGCTAAAGGAGGAGGAGTTGAAATGAAGCAGTTTAGTCTCCGGAGGTTTGAAGAGAATCCTAAAGGGAATGCAAAGGAGCATCCTGACCAAGTGATACTTGATTCCCCATTGAAACATTAG